The Methylobacterium sp. PvR107 genome contains a region encoding:
- a CDS encoding branched-chain amino acid ABC transporter permease — MDVFVQQLINGLTLGSIYGLIAIGYTMVFGIIGMVNFAHGDVFMVSCFIALITFLLLTVWLGISSIALAFLVVLVVAMALTALWGWAIERVAYRPLRGSFRLAPLISAIGVSIFLSNFVQVVQGARNKPTPPMFSGGITLFERDGYAVFLAWKQVLIMAVTAVLLTGFWYLVQRTPFGRAQRACEQDRKMAALLGIDVDRTISLTFVLGAALAAVAGVLYLMYYGVVSFSDGFVPGVKAFTAAVLGGIGSLPGAVLGGLIIGLIETFWSAYFSIEYKDVAAFSILAIVLIFMPSGILGRPEVEKV; from the coding sequence ATGGACGTTTTCGTACAGCAGCTCATCAACGGGCTGACCCTCGGCTCGATCTACGGCTTGATCGCCATCGGCTACACGATGGTGTTCGGCATCATCGGCATGGTTAACTTCGCCCATGGCGACGTCTTCATGGTCTCCTGCTTCATCGCATTGATCACCTTCCTGCTGCTGACCGTCTGGCTCGGAATCAGCTCGATCGCGCTGGCCTTCCTCGTGGTGCTGGTGGTCGCCATGGCGCTGACCGCCCTGTGGGGCTGGGCGATCGAGCGTGTCGCCTACCGGCCCTTGCGCGGCTCGTTCCGGCTCGCGCCGCTGATCTCGGCGATCGGCGTCTCGATCTTCCTGTCGAACTTCGTGCAGGTCGTCCAGGGCGCGCGCAACAAGCCGACCCCGCCGATGTTCTCGGGCGGTATCACCCTGTTCGAGCGCGATGGCTACGCGGTGTTCCTGGCCTGGAAGCAGGTGCTGATCATGGCGGTGACTGCCGTGCTGCTCACCGGCTTTTGGTATCTCGTGCAGCGCACGCCGTTCGGCCGGGCGCAGCGCGCCTGCGAGCAGGACCGCAAGATGGCGGCGCTGCTCGGGATCGATGTCGACCGGACGATCTCGCTGACCTTCGTGCTCGGCGCCGCCTTGGCGGCCGTCGCGGGTGTCCTCTACCTCATGTATTACGGCGTCGTGTCGTTCTCTGACGGGTTCGTGCCCGGCGTGAAGGCCTTCACCGCCGCGGTGCTCGGCGGCATCGGCTCCCTGCCGGGCGCGGTGCTCGGCGGCCTGATCATCGGGCTGATCGAGACCTTCTGGTCCGCCTACTTCTCCATCGAGTACAAGGACGTCGCCGCCTTCTCGATCCTGGCGATCGTGCTGATCTTCATGCCGTCGGGCATCCTGGGCCGGCCCGAGGTCGAGAAAGTCTGA
- a CDS encoding dicarboxylate/amino acid:cation symporter, producing MAGSRLTTMIFVGMLLGIAVGYACSITWPDPQTAKEIAGYIALISDIFLRLIKMIIAPLVFSTLVVGIAHLGDTAAVGRVGGKALLWFVGASFCSLMLGLILVNLMQPGVNLNLPLPDVGAGTGLKTASLSLKEFVTHLVPKSAVEAMANNEILQIVVFSIFFGVALAALGEKGHFLAKGIEGVADVMLKVTGYVMLFAPVAVFAAIAATITTQGIGVLITYGKFLIEFYIGLAVLWALLMGVGFLLLGGSGIMRLINLIKEPFVLAFSTASSEAAYPKMLTNLEQFGVPNRITSFVLPMGYSFNLDGSMMYCTFAVMFIAQAYNIPLTWGQQLTMLFLLMVTSKGMAGVPRASLVVISATLTQFNIPEAGLLLIIGIDQFLDMGRSATNVLGNSVATVAVAKWEGQLTATDQRLDHVGTVASPAE from the coding sequence ATGGCAGGTTCACGGCTCACGACGATGATCTTCGTCGGCATGCTCCTCGGGATCGCGGTGGGCTACGCCTGCAGTATCACCTGGCCGGATCCGCAGACCGCGAAGGAGATCGCCGGCTACATCGCGCTGATCTCCGACATATTCCTGCGGCTGATCAAGATGATCATCGCGCCGCTGGTATTCTCGACACTGGTCGTCGGCATCGCGCATCTCGGCGACACCGCCGCGGTCGGCCGCGTCGGCGGCAAGGCCCTGCTCTGGTTCGTCGGCGCCTCGTTCTGCTCGCTGATGCTCGGCCTGATCCTGGTCAACCTGATGCAGCCGGGCGTGAACCTGAACCTGCCGCTGCCCGATGTCGGCGCCGGCACGGGTCTGAAGACCGCCTCGCTCTCGCTCAAGGAATTCGTGACCCACTTGGTGCCGAAGAGCGCCGTCGAGGCCATGGCCAACAACGAGATCCTGCAGATCGTGGTCTTCTCGATCTTCTTCGGCGTCGCGCTCGCGGCTCTCGGCGAGAAGGGCCACTTCCTCGCAAAAGGCATCGAGGGCGTGGCCGATGTCATGCTGAAGGTGACGGGCTACGTGATGCTGTTCGCCCCCGTGGCGGTGTTTGCCGCCATCGCGGCGACGATCACCACGCAGGGCATCGGCGTGCTCATCACCTACGGCAAGTTCCTGATCGAGTTCTACATCGGCCTCGCGGTGCTGTGGGCGCTGCTGATGGGCGTCGGCTTCCTGCTGCTCGGGGGCAGCGGCATCATGAGGCTGATCAACCTGATCAAGGAGCCGTTCGTGCTGGCCTTCTCGACGGCGTCGAGCGAGGCCGCCTACCCGAAGATGCTGACCAACCTCGAGCAGTTCGGCGTGCCCAACCGCATCACCTCGTTCGTGCTGCCGATGGGCTACTCATTCAACCTCGACGGCTCGATGATGTACTGCACCTTTGCGGTGATGTTCATCGCCCAGGCCTACAACATCCCGCTGACCTGGGGTCAGCAGCTCACGATGCTGTTCCTGCTGATGGTCACCTCGAAGGGCATGGCCGGCGTGCCGCGCGCCTCGCTGGTGGTGATCTCGGCGACGCTGACGCAGTTCAACATCCCGGAAGCCGGCCTGCTGCTGATCATCGGCATCGACCAGTTCCTCGACATGGGCCGCTCGGCCACAAACGTCCTGGGCAACAGCGTCGCCACGGTGGCGGTCGCCAAGTGGGAGGGCCAACTCACCGCGACCGACCAGCGCCTGGACCATGTCGGCACCGTGGCCTCGCCGGCGGAGTAG
- a CDS encoding amino acid ABC transporter substrate-binding protein produces MTMRLVAVMILALAGATPASAVEVLTGTLKSVAERGEIVLGYRESSVPFSFVEGKHPDGSPRAIGYAIDLCGEIADDIQAAIGRPVKIRYAPVTAETRIAAVTSGKVDLECGSTTANAERRRQVAFSPVDYISATQLLVKRGSGVASYRDLGGKTVVVTAGTTNEKAVRDQLARLKIAAQVVTAPDHAASYAMVKAGKADAFATDDVLLYGLIATDAQDGANYTVLPDKLSYEPYGIMFRKDDPELASLVQQTFTRLAESRALRWTYERWFLKRLPNGERLDIPMSNDLRVSFQLMGLDAGE; encoded by the coding sequence ATGACGATGCGGCTCGTGGCGGTGATGATCCTGGCGCTGGCCGGCGCGACGCCGGCTTCCGCCGTCGAGGTGCTCACCGGCACGCTCAAGAGCGTCGCCGAGCGCGGCGAGATCGTGCTCGGCTACCGGGAGAGCTCGGTGCCGTTCTCCTTCGTGGAGGGCAAGCACCCGGACGGCAGCCCCCGGGCGATCGGCTACGCCATCGACCTCTGCGGCGAGATCGCCGACGACATCCAGGCGGCGATCGGTCGGCCGGTGAAGATCCGCTACGCGCCGGTCACCGCCGAGACCCGCATCGCGGCGGTGACCTCCGGCAAGGTCGACCTCGAATGCGGCTCGACCACAGCCAATGCCGAGCGCCGCAGGCAGGTCGCCTTCTCGCCGGTGGACTACATCAGCGCGACCCAGCTCTTGGTGAAGCGGGGATCGGGCGTGGCGTCCTACCGCGACCTCGGCGGCAAGACCGTGGTGGTCACCGCCGGCACCACCAACGAGAAGGCCGTGCGCGACCAGCTGGCCCGGCTGAAGATCGCCGCCCAGGTGGTCACCGCCCCCGACCACGCCGCCTCCTACGCGATGGTCAAGGCCGGCAAGGCCGACGCCTTCGCCACCGACGACGTGCTCCTCTACGGACTGATCGCCACCGACGCACAGGACGGGGCGAATTACACGGTGCTGCCCGACAAACTCTCCTACGAGCCCTACGGGATCATGTTCCGGAAGGACGATCCCGAACTCGCCAGCCTCGTGCAGCAGACCTTCACGCGGCTCGCCGAGTCGCGGGCCCTGCGCTGGACCTACGAGCGCTGGTTCCTCAAGCGCCTGCCCAACGGCGAGCGCCTCGACATCCCGATGTCGAATGACCTGCGCGTGAGCTTCCAGCTGATGGGCCTCGACGCCGGCGAGTGA
- a CDS encoding DUF1007 family protein, which produces MLIAAHCPKPHALALAAALACVATVASAHPHVWVTAKAQLVYEGGKLVGVRDTWSFDPEYTAYVTQGLDTNKDGTFSPEELAGLAAENTANLAEFGYFTKLKVGGKEQAFADPREPAARMEDKALVMTFLLPLKTPVLQGRGVAALEVYDPTYFVAFSFADGPEAATLAGAPQGCAATVTRPKTEQPKTAEAGSSGMTEAFFEALTAASSYGVQFASRVLVACP; this is translated from the coding sequence ATGCTGATCGCCGCGCACTGCCCGAAGCCGCACGCCCTGGCGCTGGCCGCCGCCCTCGCCTGCGTCGCCACGGTCGCATCCGCCCACCCGCATGTCTGGGTGACCGCGAAGGCGCAGCTCGTCTACGAGGGCGGCAAGCTCGTCGGCGTGCGCGACACTTGGAGCTTCGACCCCGAATACACGGCCTACGTCACGCAAGGCCTCGACACCAACAAGGACGGCACGTTCAGCCCGGAGGAGCTCGCCGGACTCGCGGCCGAGAACACCGCCAACCTCGCCGAATTCGGCTACTTCACGAAGCTGAAGGTCGGCGGCAAGGAGCAGGCCTTCGCCGATCCCAGGGAGCCGGCGGCCCGCATGGAGGACAAGGCTTTGGTCATGACCTTCCTGCTGCCGCTCAAGACGCCGGTCCTGCAGGGGCGGGGCGTCGCCGCCCTGGAGGTCTACGACCCGACCTACTTCGTGGCCTTCTCGTTCGCGGACGGACCCGAAGCCGCGACGCTCGCGGGCGCGCCGCAGGGCTGCGCCGCCACCGTCACCCGCCCGAAGACCGAGCAGCCGAAGACGGCGGAGGCCGGCTCCTCGGGAATGACCGAGGCGTTCTTCGAGGCGCTGACCGCGGCCTCCAGCTACGGGGTGCAGTTCGCCAGCCGGGTTCTCGTGGCATGTCCGTAG
- a CDS encoding nickel/cobalt transporter, with translation MSVGIGVAAPAQSGRLGLRLGLMALAIGVAALLAAAIAWLVAPGIVAPPPRSPFGIGFREAAPAATGIGGVILALQASFSRSLNAAVSALRGSGSWSPLVGLAFAYGVFHAAGPGHGKAVIAGYILAGEQALRRGATLSLCAALLQAGMAGAIVGLGTLVLNATAASITRAGTLIEAVSFALVALIGLLLTWRKAGRLTHLGAGCGPGCSHLPGPQALDTHDTWRERAGVVLAAGTRPCAGAVLVLVFAVSQGVPGAGVLAVLAMALGTALTTTALACLAVFAKRAALRLAGGRGQAGLLALGGLELVAAAFVLVLGTAMLSGLAPGLGG, from the coding sequence ATGTCCGTAGGCATCGGGGTCGCCGCGCCCGCTCAGTCTGGGCGGCTGGGGTTGAGGCTCGGCCTCATGGCGCTGGCCATCGGAGTGGCCGCCCTGCTGGCGGCCGCGATCGCGTGGCTCGTCGCGCCCGGCATCGTCGCGCCGCCGCCGCGCTCGCCGTTCGGGATCGGCTTCCGGGAAGCCGCTCCAGCCGCCACGGGGATCGGCGGCGTGATCCTGGCGCTGCAGGCGAGCTTCTCGCGCAGCCTCAACGCCGCGGTGAGCGCGCTCCGGGGCAGCGGCAGCTGGAGCCCGCTGGTCGGGCTCGCCTTCGCGTACGGCGTGTTCCACGCCGCCGGCCCCGGTCACGGCAAGGCGGTGATCGCGGGCTATATCCTGGCGGGCGAGCAGGCGCTGCGGCGCGGCGCGACGCTGAGCCTCTGCGCCGCGCTGCTCCAGGCCGGCATGGCCGGGGCGATCGTCGGCCTCGGCACGCTGGTCCTCAACGCCACCGCGGCCAGCATCACCCGGGCCGGCACGCTGATCGAGGCCGTGAGCTTCGCCCTCGTCGCCCTGATCGGGCTGCTTCTGACGTGGCGCAAGGCCGGGCGCCTCACGCATCTCGGCGCCGGCTGCGGCCCCGGCTGCAGCCACCTGCCCGGACCGCAGGCCCTCGACACCCATGACACGTGGCGCGAGCGGGCCGGCGTGGTCCTGGCGGCGGGCACGCGCCCCTGTGCGGGTGCGGTGCTGGTCCTGGTCTTCGCGGTGTCGCAGGGCGTGCCCGGGGCGGGGGTGCTGGCTGTCCTGGCGATGGCCTTGGGCACCGCGCTCACCACGACGGCGCTGGCCTGTCTCGCGGTCTTCGCCAAGCGCGCGGCCCTGCGCCTCGCCGGCGGGCGGGGCCAGGCGGGGCTCCTGGCGCTCGGCGGCCTGGAACTCGTCGCCGCCGCCTTCGTGCTGGTCCTCGGGACCGCGATGCTCTCGGGCCTCGCGCCCGGGCTCGGAGGCTGA
- a CDS encoding histidine phosphatase family protein produces the protein MQDKTRIVCLRHGESTFNAAHRLGRGDPGLPDARLTPRGQSQARDARERLRSIPFDLVVVSPLTRAIQTAAIAFGDHPSEPRVLVEVLHRECQESSCDVGRAASEIAAEFPHLDVGHLPEIWWHAEAGCEIGGYPVEPRPLFDARVAAFRTWLRTRPERTIAVVGHGTFFYHLTGTFLENCGTIELDLDAAPAAA, from the coding sequence ATGCAGGACAAGACCCGAATCGTCTGCCTCCGCCACGGCGAATCGACGTTCAACGCCGCGCACAGACTGGGGCGCGGCGATCCCGGGCTTCCCGACGCCCGGCTGACCCCGCGCGGCCAGTCCCAGGCCCGGGACGCGCGGGAGCGGCTGCGGTCGATCCCGTTCGATCTGGTGGTGGTGTCGCCGCTGACCCGGGCGATCCAGACCGCCGCGATCGCCTTCGGCGATCATCCGAGCGAGCCCCGCGTGCTGGTCGAGGTGCTGCATCGGGAATGCCAGGAGAGCAGCTGCGACGTCGGCCGCGCGGCCTCGGAGATCGCGGCCGAGTTCCCGCATCTCGATGTCGGCCATCTGCCCGAGATCTGGTGGCATGCGGAAGCCGGTTGCGAGATCGGCGGCTACCCGGTAGAGCCGCGCCCCCTGTTTGACGCCCGGGTCGCCGCATTCCGCACTTGGCTGCGTACCCGGCCGGAACGGACCATCGCGGTGGTCGGGCACGGCACGTTCTTCTATCACCTCACTGGCACGTTCCTGGAGAATTGCGGCACGATCGAGCTCGATCTCGACGCCGCGCCCGCGGCGGCCTGA
- a CDS encoding VOC family protein: MSKPVHAMIRVLDEQRARDYYARAFGLELSDRYDFPDFTLIYLRDPASPFELELTVNKGRDTPYDLGDGYGHIAFVVDDVEAEHARHRREGLTVTDLKALTHGEDVLARFFFATDPDGYKIEVIQRGGRFA, translated from the coding sequence ATGTCCAAGCCCGTCCACGCCATGATCCGGGTGCTCGATGAGCAGCGCGCGCGCGACTACTACGCCCGCGCCTTCGGCCTTGAGCTGTCCGACCGCTACGACTTCCCCGATTTCACGCTGATCTACCTGCGCGACCCGGCCTCGCCGTTCGAGCTGGAACTCACGGTCAACAAGGGGCGCGACACGCCCTATGATCTGGGCGACGGCTACGGGCATATCGCCTTCGTGGTCGATGACGTGGAGGCCGAGCATGCGCGGCACCGGCGCGAGGGCCTCACGGTCACGGATCTGAAGGCGCTCACGCACGGCGAGGACGTGCTGGCGCGGTTCTTCTTCGCAACGGATCCGGACGGCTACAAGATCGAGGTCATCCAGCGCGGCGGGCGCTTCGCCTGA
- a CDS encoding methyl-accepting chemotaxis protein has translation MLRLSNIKVLPKLAAVIALIGLMVGGCVLYAQGQMREIDQSYSDFLDNEAVAATEARRLNRLMFELNYWVYRIIAETDEAQMQSANKGFEAALPKVGRTIEAMRARAPTFAAAINEQAERVGSFVREVTEVRRLGTANQNDKAIALVHSAIDPTFSAMIENGNAIADGLGAYVKAKSDELTNRTNATRYSLVLFSALGMLAGLAAAVFIAVTGITRPLSRLVSVLQRMAQGEIDAEIKEADRRDEVGAVGKAVEGIKAMVSRKAAEEAEVRRLADEAAQAARKRTMLELADGFERAVGSIVGMVSSSATELQATAQTMTASATETAKQSTTVAAAAEEASANVQTVAAAAEELGSSVQEIGRQVLGSASLAQAAVGEADQTQHLVQALTQAATRIGDMVGLISNIAGQTNLLALNATIEAARAGEAGRGFAVVATEVKELAAQTAKATEEISQQIGQIQGVTGQAVSAIDMIAARIREIDGVATTIAAAVEQQGAATQEIVRNVSQAATGTDEVTSNITGVARASEETGAAAAQVLGAAGELSRQSEHLGAEVSRFLATVRAA, from the coding sequence GTGTTACGCTTGTCGAACATCAAGGTGTTGCCTAAGTTGGCCGCCGTCATCGCCCTGATCGGCCTGATGGTTGGCGGCTGCGTCTTGTACGCACAAGGGCAGATGCGCGAGATCGACCAATCCTATAGCGACTTCCTCGACAACGAGGCGGTGGCAGCGACGGAGGCCCGGCGCCTCAACCGCCTCATGTTCGAGCTGAATTACTGGGTCTACCGCATCATCGCGGAGACCGACGAGGCGCAGATGCAGAGCGCCAACAAGGGCTTCGAGGCAGCGCTGCCCAAGGTGGGGCGGACGATCGAGGCGATGCGTGCCCGTGCGCCTACCTTCGCCGCTGCGATAAACGAGCAGGCTGAACGCGTCGGGAGCTTCGTCCGGGAAGTGACCGAGGTGCGGCGTCTCGGGACCGCCAACCAGAACGACAAGGCCATTGCGCTGGTCCACTCGGCGATCGATCCGACCTTCTCGGCCATGATCGAGAACGGCAACGCGATCGCTGACGGACTCGGGGCCTATGTGAAGGCGAAGTCGGACGAGCTGACCAATCGGACGAACGCGACCCGCTACAGCCTGGTCCTGTTCAGCGCTCTGGGCATGCTCGCCGGGCTCGCCGCGGCGGTGTTCATCGCGGTGACGGGGATCACGCGCCCGCTCTCGCGCCTCGTGTCGGTCCTGCAGCGCATGGCGCAGGGCGAGATCGACGCCGAGATCAAGGAGGCCGACCGTCGGGACGAGGTCGGCGCGGTCGGCAAGGCGGTCGAAGGCATCAAGGCCATGGTGTCCCGCAAGGCCGCCGAGGAGGCCGAGGTCCGGCGCCTCGCCGATGAGGCCGCCCAGGCCGCGCGCAAGCGCACCATGCTGGAGCTGGCCGACGGGTTCGAGCGGGCGGTCGGGAGCATCGTCGGGATGGTCTCGTCCTCGGCGACCGAACTGCAGGCCACCGCCCAGACCATGACGGCCAGCGCCACCGAGACGGCCAAGCAATCCACCACCGTGGCGGCGGCCGCCGAGGAAGCCTCCGCCAACGTCCAGACCGTGGCGGCGGCCGCCGAGGAACTCGGATCGTCGGTGCAGGAGATCGGCCGGCAGGTGCTCGGCTCGGCCAGCCTGGCGCAGGCCGCCGTGGGTGAGGCCGACCAGACCCAGCACCTCGTCCAGGCGCTGACCCAGGCGGCCACGCGCATCGGCGACATGGTCGGGCTGATCTCGAACATCGCGGGCCAGACCAACCTTCTGGCCCTGAACGCCACGATCGAGGCGGCCCGCGCCGGCGAGGCGGGCCGGGGCTTCGCGGTGGTCGCCACCGAGGTGAAGGAACTGGCCGCGCAGACCGCCAAGGCCACCGAGGAGATCAGCCAGCAGATCGGGCAGATTCAGGGTGTGACCGGCCAGGCGGTCTCGGCCATCGACATGATCGCGGCGCGGATCCGCGAGATCGACGGGGTCGCGACCACGATCGCCGCGGCGGTGGAGCAGCAGGGCGCGGCCACGCAGGAGATCGTCCGCAACGTCTCGCAGGCGGCGACCGGCACCGACGAGGTGACGAGCAACATCACCGGCGTGGCGCGGGCCTCCGAGGAGACCGGCGCGGCCGCCGCCCAGGTTCTGGGTGCCGCCGGCGAGTTGTCGCGCCAGTCCGAGCACCTCGGGGCGGAGGTTTCCCGCTTCCTCGCGACCGTTCGGGCAGCCTGA
- the recF gene encoding DNA replication/repair protein RecF (All proteins in this family for which functions are known are DNA-binding proteins that assist the filamentation of RecA onto DNA for the initiation of recombination or recombinational repair.) gives MSNPLDPEIETNEPVQRITRLIARDFRNHADLELNPAARFVALVGENGAGKTNLLEAISLFVPGRGLRRADFASMARTGGPGGFAVSITLDRDGAEHRLGTGLEPPGPDGRAGRLCRIDSAPASSPVAFSEFLRVVWLTPDLDGLFRGAAGDRRRFLDRLVLAVDAGHGSRVSAMERALRSRNRLLEDRPDDDRWLDAVEREVAELGVAVALARRETAERLDRLIAETRDDAQPFPWASIRLEGDLDDLVAVWPAIEAEDRFRLALRNGRHRDRAAGRTLIGPQTSDLVVRHGPKDVPAGTASTGEQKALLIGLVLAHARLVRAMSGIAPVILLDEVAAHLDPRRRAGLFEALEALPGQVWMTGADPAAFAQTGDRTEVVRIGA, from the coding sequence ATGAGCAATCCCCTCGATCCGGAGATCGAGACGAACGAGCCGGTCCAGCGCATCACCCGCCTGATCGCCCGCGACTTCCGCAACCACGCCGATCTCGAACTGAACCCCGCCGCGCGCTTCGTCGCGCTGGTCGGGGAGAACGGGGCGGGCAAGACCAACCTGCTCGAAGCCATCTCCCTGTTCGTGCCGGGCCGGGGCCTGCGTCGGGCGGATTTCGCCTCCATGGCGCGGACCGGGGGGCCGGGCGGCTTCGCCGTCTCGATCACCCTCGACCGGGACGGCGCCGAGCACCGACTCGGCACCGGGCTGGAGCCCCCCGGGCCGGACGGGCGGGCAGGCCGGCTCTGCCGCATCGACAGCGCGCCGGCCTCCTCGCCGGTGGCCTTCAGCGAGTTCCTCCGGGTCGTCTGGCTGACGCCCGACCTCGACGGGCTGTTCCGCGGCGCGGCCGGCGACCGGCGCCGGTTCCTCGACCGCCTCGTCCTGGCGGTCGATGCCGGGCATGGGTCGCGGGTCTCCGCGATGGAGCGGGCGCTGCGCTCGCGGAACCGGCTCCTGGAGGATCGGCCCGACGACGACCGCTGGCTCGATGCGGTGGAGCGGGAGGTGGCCGAGCTCGGCGTTGCCGTGGCTCTTGCCCGTCGCGAGACCGCCGAGCGGCTCGACCGGCTGATCGCCGAGACCCGGGACGATGCGCAGCCCTTCCCCTGGGCCTCCATCCGCCTGGAGGGGGACCTCGATGATCTCGTCGCGGTCTGGCCCGCCATCGAGGCGGAGGATCGCTTTCGTCTGGCCTTGCGCAACGGCCGCCACCGGGACAGGGCAGCCGGCCGCACCCTGATCGGGCCGCAGACCAGCGACCTCGTGGTCCGCCACGGTCCCAAGGACGTGCCGGCCGGGACGGCATCCACGGGGGAGCAGAAGGCGCTGCTGATCGGCCTCGTCCTGGCTCATGCCCGCCTGGTGCGGGCCATGAGCGGGATCGCTCCGGTGATTCTCCTCGACGAGGTGGCGGCCCACCTCGATCCGCGCCGGCGTGCCGGATTGTTCGAGGCTCTGGAAGCCCTGCCCGGCCAGGTCTGGATGACGGGCGCCGATCCGGCGGCCTTCGCGCAGACCGGCGACCGCACGGAGGTTGTGCGGATCGGCGCGTGA
- the dnaN gene encoding DNA polymerase III subunit beta, translating into MRVTVERAALLRSLGHVHRVVERRNTIPILSNVLLRSEGSSLQLRATDLDIEVTEGVPADVADAGATTVPAHVIYDIVRKLPDGAQVSLETGGEAGQMTIRSGRSRFALGALPEGDFPDLAAGEMPHGFEIASGDLKRLIDKTQFAISTEETRYYLNGIYLHTLETEAGPVMRAVATDGHRLARVEIPAPQGSVGMPGVIVPRKAVAEIQKLLDDGGETVAVDLSPAKIRLRFAGGLTLISKLIDGTFPDYQRVIPANNDKRLTVERDAFAKAVDRVSTISSERGRAVKLGLAEGRLALSVNNPDSGSATEELDVDYEAANLDIGFNARYLLDITAQLEGDTALFKLADPGSPTLIQDREGAAALYVLMPMRV; encoded by the coding sequence ATGAGAGTCACTGTCGAGCGCGCGGCCCTGCTCAGGTCGCTCGGCCACGTGCACCGGGTCGTCGAGCGCCGCAACACGATCCCGATCCTGTCGAACGTTCTGCTGCGCTCGGAAGGCTCGAGCCTGCAGCTCCGCGCCACCGATCTCGACATCGAGGTTACCGAGGGGGTTCCGGCCGACGTCGCCGACGCGGGCGCCACCACGGTGCCGGCGCATGTGATCTACGACATCGTGCGCAAGCTCCCCGACGGCGCGCAGGTCTCCCTGGAGACCGGCGGCGAGGCTGGCCAGATGACGATCCGGTCCGGCCGCTCGCGCTTCGCGCTGGGCGCCCTGCCGGAAGGCGATTTCCCGGATCTCGCCGCCGGCGAGATGCCCCACGGCTTTGAGATCGCGAGCGGCGACCTCAAGCGCCTGATCGACAAGACCCAGTTCGCGATCTCCACCGAGGAGACGCGCTATTACCTCAACGGCATCTACCTGCACACGCTGGAGACCGAGGCCGGCCCGGTGATGCGGGCCGTAGCCACCGACGGCCATCGGCTCGCGCGGGTCGAGATCCCGGCGCCGCAGGGCAGCGTCGGAATGCCCGGCGTGATCGTGCCGCGCAAGGCGGTGGCCGAGATCCAGAAGCTCCTCGACGATGGCGGCGAGACCGTCGCGGTCGACCTGTCGCCCGCCAAGATCCGCCTGCGCTTCGCCGGCGGCCTGACCCTGATCTCCAAGCTGATCGACGGCACCTTCCCGGATTATCAGCGGGTAATCCCGGCCAACAACGACAAGCGGCTGACCGTGGAGCGCGACGCCTTCGCCAAGGCGGTCGACCGGGTCTCGACCATCTCGTCCGAGCGCGGGCGCGCCGTGAAGCTCGGGCTCGCCGAGGGGCGCCTCGCGCTGTCGGTGAACAACCCGGATTCGGGCAGCGCCACGGAGGAGCTCGACGTCGATTACGAGGCGGCTAACCTCGATATCGGATTCAATGCCCGCTATCTGCTCGACATCACGGCGCAGCTCGAGGGCGACACCGCCCTGTTCAAGCTCGCCGACCCGGGCTCGCCGACGTTGATTCAGGACCGCGAGGGTGCTGCTGCCCTCTACGTGCTGATGCCGATGCGGGTGTAG